The DNA sequence AGCGAAAAGGTCGGCGATCGGCGATGCGCTCTCGGACAGTGTGGCGGGGTCCTTGATGACCAGGAGGAAGACGACATACATGAAGAACTCGACCGCCGACGCTGCCCCGAGTGCCAGGAACATGGTGCGCGGGATGGTGCGGCGCGCGTTCTTCGTCTCCTCCGCGACATCGGCTGCCGCCTCGACTCCGACCAGTCCGAAGATGCAACCGAGGCTTGCGGTCAGCCAGACGATGACATAGGGCGATGTCGATTCAGCAGCTGCGCCGCCGGAGAAGAGGAAGTCGATGGCCTGGTGCTCGTCGGAGACAAAGAACGCGACGACTGCGATGAACGCGGTAGCGCCGATCGTGACGACGAGTTCCAACGCAACACCGATGTTGTTCAGCATGGTGGCGAGTTTCACGCCATAGACGTTGATGAGCACACACAGCAGTACCACCGCAATCGCGGTGAATATCTGTGCTTGAGTGGTCATCTCGATGCCCAAGAGGCTGCCGATGTATCCGGACATGACGAAGGCGACACCGGTGAAGCCACTGATGAATCCGACGGCCCCGGCAAAACCAGTGAACCATCCGAGGCCGGGGTTGACCAGCCGGCTGGTCCATTGATACGCGTAACCGGCCAGCGGAAGCTTGCCAACCAGATCCGCGGCGATGAGCGCCCACACGAAGAACACGGCAACTGCGAGCGGGAAAGTCCAGATGAAGGCTGGGCCGGCGGTGTTCAACCCGAACCCGAAGCCGGAGAA is a window from the Mycolicibacterium poriferae genome containing:
- a CDS encoding APC family permease, coding for MGGVSSFFLGFSVISATTAVFSGFGFGLNTAGPAFIWTFPLAVAVFFVWALIAADLVGKLPLAGYAYQWTSRLVNPGLGWFTGFAGAVGFISGFTGVAFVMSGYIGSLLGIEMTTQAQIFTAIAVVLLCVLINVYGVKLATMLNNIGVALELVVTIGATAFIAVVAFFVSDEHQAIDFLFSGGAAAESTSPYVIVWLTASLGCIFGLVGVEAAADVAEETKNARRTIPRTMFLALGAASAVEFFMYVVFLLVIKDPATLSESASPIADLFAQQVSPWFAKLVIALALTNILVCVLASMLVATRLVYALGRDNMLPGSHLLRRVSTTHKVPTNAVWATGLVSFALLLSALASERTFSYIIGMSALGFFCVYLLTTGGLLFANARSRIPAGLPGIFDLGRFRVPVYLTGLVVFGSVMSALLFLPDFRANAIVFVVTMAVAGAWWLVILRTRIADSKAGPKYALARRTAASSATGERVSAQRHDDIVP